From the Phycisphaerales bacterium genome, the window TATAGCCACCAAGCACTCATGCATCCCGCGACCACGATCGCCAGGGTCACAACGACGATGCCTCCATCTTTCCCGATGGGCCAGCCAGCTTGCTCTGCAGCACCGCCCAATGCAAGACCTCCGAGAACCGCCAGCGGCCCGATCGTATAACCTGATCCAATTAAGGCCTCATGAGTGCCACCTGCATCAACCTGTGCATGGCCAACACTCATTGCGTAGTAGAGGGCTGAGAAATAGACCATCCCCATCCCAATGCCGAAGATGGTCAGGCCCAGAATCGATGCCGTTAGCGTCGGAATCAAAACCACAACCGTGAAGCCACCTGACATCGCAAGTGCTGCCAAAAAGAGTGGCCACCAGTGGCCATGCCATATCGGAATGCGCCACATGAAAACCATGGCCGCGACTCGGCCGCCCAAACAGAGACCCACAAGCGCCGTTTCCCAGCTGACATCGAGTTGCAAACGATCCAGCAGGAATGGAAGTAATGGTGACAGTGCCGCCATGAGCACGTAGCTCAGAGGCAAAAGAATGCGAGAAACAACAAGCAATGATTGATAATCACGCCCTACTGATGCCTGGGCCTCCTGTGTGTCATGGGCCCCTGGCATCCTCCTGAAAAAAGCCAGAGGAATGAGCCCCATGATGCTCAATGGACCAAACAAAACAATTGGAGCTGCATTTCCAAGTTGCCCCCAAGCCTCTCTAAAAGTCTCCATGATGGGTCCCATGAAAAAGAGCGAGAGCATCGTTGCAGTTGTCCAAGTGATATTCCACCACCCCATAGCGCGACGCATTTGACTGCCATGCCGCCCTGCAGATACATAGCTCTCCACCACTGGCCAGAGCCAGGCATTAAGGACGCTTGTTGGCAATGCCACGAGCCAGACAACCGCTGGCGATGTGAGCCACAGTGGCGTAAGGCACACAAGAGCTTGGGCCACTAAGAGACACGACAAGAATGCACGCGGGCTCAGCCAACGCCTGAGCAAGAATAGGAGCGGCGAAGCACTCATCGCTGCTATGACGTAAGTCAGCCCAATGGCCAGGAACAGGACCAGGACTTCGCTTTCTAAATAGCCATATGCATCACGAGCAATAAACGGAAGGCCACTCCAAAGCATTCCAGTACAGACTGATAGCAACAGCGTGAATAACAAGATCGCCCAAAGTCGTGTTGGCGGCAGCTCCGGAACGTACTCATTGGAATGAACTGGCTCTTTGATCATGCGGGCGTAAATGTACCACTACTTTTCGTATCTACCTACCGAAGCCCCTCTCTCTTCGAGCGGTATCATTCCCATGTTGACACTGAAGTCCCCGTAGCTCAATTGGATAGAGCGCTGGCCTCCGAAGCCAGAGGTTACAGGTTCGACTCCTGTCGGGGACGTTTGCCCCACCCCAATCGACAAAGAATTTGTTAATCCAAAGAAGAGCGAGCCGTGACCATGTAGTTGGGCGCTTCTTTCGTAATGACAATGTCATGTGGATGAGATTCCACCAAACCTGCACTGCTGACGCGTACAAACTGAGCACGTTTTCGCAAAGTATTCAATGTCTCGCAACCACAGTACCCCATCGCTGCACGAACGCCGCCGACCATTTGATAGATCGTTTCTGAAAGGAGCCCTCGATACGGCACCTGGCCTTCAACACCTTCAGGCACATATTTTTCAGTGTCTTTAATCGTTGCTTGCCCATAACGATCACTTGAACCTGCGCCCATCGCACCGAGGCTTCCCATTCCACGATACGCCTTAAAGCGACGCCCACGATGGAGTACCAATTCGCCCGGGCTCTCTTCGACACCTGCAAACAAGGAACCAATCATCACACTTGACGCGCCAGCAGCAAGCGCTTTGGCAATATCTCCGCTTTGCCGAATACCACCATCAGCAATGATTGGAACTTCTTCTCCACCCGCTTTTCGAGCATTAATGACCGCTGACAGTTGCGGCACACCAACGCCGCTGACAACTCTTGTTGTGCAGATTGAACCAGGCCCAATGCCAACTTTAACTGCATCAGCGCCAGCATCTATGAGATCGCCCGCGCCAGCTTCAGTTGCGACATTACCGGCAATTAGATCGATGTCATGTTTTTTACGGATGTCTCTGAGGGTATCGAGCACATTTTCGGAGTGGCCATGGGCCGTATCAACAACAATGACATCGACACCAGCATTGACTAACGCATCAACTCGTTCAAGATCGAATACCCCCACGGCGGCACCAACTCGCAAGCAGCCACGCTGATCTCTACAGGCCAGTGGATGCCGACGCAGATTCTCAATATCACGCATCGTGATAAGCCCTGCCAAGGACCCATCATTATTCATCAGTAATAACTTCTCAACACGAGCACGCGTCAGTGTCCCCTCGGCCTCCTCGAGACTTGTTTCTGGAGATGCAGTAATTAATGGATCTGCTGTCATTGCGTCGCCAACCCGAGCTTGGGTTGATTCCAGAAATTTGATATCTCTGCGGGTTAGGATGCCAACAATTTTGCCCGTCCGTTCTCCATTGGCAGTGACCGGAAAACCCGAAACATTTTCATGTTCCATCAGAGCCAGAGCCCGTGCCACAGTGTCATCTGGACTGAGCGTGATTGGGTCTGTAATCACGCCATTCTCACTCCGCTTGGCCTTGGCCACCTCACCAGCCTGAGCTTCAGGTGACATATTCTTGTGAACAATGCCAATTCCACCTTCTTGGGCAATAGCAATAGCGAGCGCTGCCTCAGTGACCGTGTCCATTGGGGCGGAGATCAGAGGTATGTTTAAATCAATATTACGTGTAAGGCGTGTTGCTGTTGAGACACGATCGGGCGTAAAAGCGCTCCGCTGTGGAACCAGCAACACATCATCAAAAGTGATGCCTTCTTGAATTTGAGTCAATTCCATCGACCAAGGATCGTCGGATAGAAGGCATTTGTCAACGATCAGAGGCATTGAGCCCCTGCGTCTGGTACTCTGGAGGGCGGATTGTTCCCACGTGAGGCCCCCTTTTTCATGGGTCTCAGCGGTCGGGCTTTTATTGATTTAGTGAACTGAGATGATGGCAGTGTCCATACACTCAGCGATCAGAATAGGCGTAGGGAGATTTGCGTGCTTGAGGCTGAAACTGATTCAGGGATCTTTGCAGACCCCGTTCACCACGACAAGGGGACCGTGGATGGCGAGGGCATGAAAGCCTGGTCGCGCATGCTTGATGCGACCATTCGTTTTGAGGCCTCAGATCTCATCGTCAAAGTCGATCTTCCGCCGCGCATCCGCCTCCGCGGCTCTCTGAAATCTCTGCAAACTGATCGTCTTTCTGAAAACATGATGTTTCAGATCGCTAAGGATGTACTTGATGAAAGACAGTACAAATTCTTTCATTCACATGGACAGATCGACTTTGCGTATGACTATGACGATGACAATCGTTTTCGCGTCAATCTCTTTATGGCGCGAGGCAAGCCATCCTTTGCAGCACGATTGATTACCTCAAATATCAAAGACTTCGACAGCCTCTATCTGCCACCAATTCTTGGCGAAGTAGCCATGTCTGCCACTGGGCTCATTCTCTTCTCGGGCGTTACTGGCTCAGGAAAGAGTACCTCGATCGCATCAATGCTTCAGTACATCAATGAGCGACGACGGGTCCACATTGTGACGATTGAAGATCCAATTGAGTACATTTTCAAAGACGCAAAGTCCACCATCAACCAGCGTGAAGTTGGCATTGATACACGGAACTTCAATGATGCGCTCAGAGCACTTGTGCGAGAAAATCCAGATGTTGTACTTGTTGGTGAAATGCGTGACCACGAGACTTTTGAAGCTGCTATTCGTGCTTCTGAGACAGGTCACCTTGTGTATGGAACAATCCATGCTTCCAGTGCATGGCAGACATTTGGCCGCATCTATGACCTCTTCCCAGAAGGTGAACGCGATCAGATTCGCAAGCTTCTGGCCTACAATCTGCGCTCGATTGTGTATCAAAAACTACTGCCAACACTCCATGAGCACATTCCGCGGATTCCAGCAGTAGAGATCCTGTTGAATACCCCTGGTGTGCAGAAGTACATATTGGAGGGTCGCGAAGGCGAACTGCTTGACATTATTAAGCAGAGCCGCGAAGAGGGCATGGTTGACTTTACGTCTTCACTCGTTGAACTCGTAGAATCAGAGTACATTCACCACCGTATCGCCATTGAGGCGACCCCACGACCCGAAGAACTGAAGATGCGGCTCAAGGGCATCTCTTAGGCCTGGATGATCCATGCAGAATCTTACCCAATTGTTATTGGCAGAGGCCTCCTCTGAAATGCTCCTAAGCCCATGGAAGCCAGTATTGATACTGGCCGCCGTTGTTTCATGGGGATGGCTCGTCGCAACGTATCTAGATAAAGATGCGGATAAGTTTCATCTCAATCGTACGCAATGGAATAGCATTCATGCAGGAGCAGCATGCGCGGGCTTGGCTGCGATGTTTTTTATTCCGACTTTCTGGGCAAGCTTCCCCGCTGGCCTTTTGATCATGAGTTCATCGATTGCTGCTTACTGGTTTGCCCGAAATAAGCAGGTGCCAGAGGCAGAACGATTCACACTCACCAAAACGAGCTTCACCGACAAGATAGAGGCTCGCAAGATCGCAAAGGCGAATAAATCAGCGGCTCTTCGATTCACCGATTCCACCGGCTCAAAGAAGCAACTCCCAGCCAAGGAAGACGACCTATTCGCAACGCACCTGCTCACCGAGGACCTCCTAGGCCCCCCACTGACAGCACGTGCCTCTCGTGTCGAAATGAAGATCACGAAGCAAGGTGCCACCAGCATTCGCACCGTCGATGGCATGCAATTCAAGCAGCCGAATTTGAGTACAGAGGATGCTGTTGCTGTCCTTGCTTACCTCAAGGAGCTCGGGGGATCAAATCCTGACGAGATCAGAAGGCGGCAAAAGGGCGACTTCAAAATCGATGGCCCCAACGGCGAAGTTGATACCGTCATCCTGACCGCTGGTTCGAGCGCCGGCCAATCAATGCGACTTGAATTCGACCTGGCTACCAGACTCGACAAGCCACTGGACTCCTTAGGATTCCTGCCATCACAACTTGAACCCATCACAGCCCTTTTAGAAGAACACAAACGACATGGAGTCGTGCTTGTTGGGTGTCCGCCAGAACAAGGCTCCTCGACACTGGCATATGCTCTAATCGCAAGCCATGATGCCTACACTTCACATGTTCGCACCCTCGAAATGAGTCTGGACCGTGAGCTTTCCGGCGTCGACCAGAATATCTACGACCCGACAAATCCGGACATCGACTTTTCAACAGCACTCCAGTCACTACTGAGGCGCGATCCTGACGTCATGCTCTGTCGATCGCTGCCCGATCGAGCGACTGCTTCAGTCATTTGCGCACCAGGCCGAAAAGGCCCGCTGATCTATGTTGAAGAACCAGCCACTTCAACCGCGGATATTATTCGCCAATGGGTCCGAAAGGTTGGCGATATAAGCCAGGCTGCAGATGCACTCGTGATGGTCATTAATGGCCGGGTGATGCGAAAGCTTTGTCCGAATTGTCGCCAACCGTACACGCCCAGCGATTCGCAGCTCAAAGCACTTGGAATGAACAGCGATAAAACAAATCAGTTCTACCGTGCCAGTGGTAAAATCCAGGTAAAGAATAAGATTGAAGAATGTCCGGTGTGCAGCGGAACTGGCCACCTGGGCCAAACTGGCATCTATGAAGTCATGGTCGTCAGTGCGGCCATTCGACAAAGTCTCGCACAGGGCGATCTCAAATCTGCCCTGTCCCAGGCTCGCCGAGAAAAAATGATCCTCATTCAAGAGAGCGCTCTGGCTAAAGTTGTATCTGGTGAAACTTCACTCGAAGAGGTTGGCCGTGTCAGCGCAAAGAAGGCAAAGAAAAACGCACCTCAAGAAAAAACCACCCCTGCTTAAGATGCAGCAGCAGACTTCACTTGACCGTCGAGATCAATTATGACTTTTACTTTTAATGTAATCATCATCGGAATTGTGTTACTTATTGGATACTGGTGGGCAAACCAAGGCCTGCTCAGTTCCTTGCTTCATCTCACCTGTGTTATTGTTGCTGGCGCTATTACCATCGCTGTCTGGGAACCAATCACACTAGCCATTCTGAGTGGCGGCTGGTTCGACAACTACGCATGGGGCGCTATCTTTCTGGCGTGTTTTGCCGTCTTCTTAGGCTTAGCACGCTCCATCAGCGACCAGGCTGTAAAGGCAAATATTTTTCTTCCGCCGTGGGCGAATATGACCTTTGGCTTTGTATGCGGTGCCCTCTCAGGCATCATCACGGTTGGCATGATCGTCATCGGAACTGGCTTTTTTCAAACCGCCGATTCAATCATCTATCCGGGATGGGGACGTGATCGCGATGCCAGGGCAATTGTCGAACGAGAACCCAAACCATGGCTGCCAGTCGCGAAGTGGACGGTCGATTTCTACGAATACACGAGCCTCGGCTCACTGTATCCCAATATTTCAGGAGCGCCTTTAGCCAGGCAATACCCATCTCTGGACCGGCAGGCAAGTCTTGTTCGAGATTCCTTTGGCGAGGGCAAAGGGCAGTTATCACTGGCTCCTGATGGCGCCACAGTGAGTGACGTGTTCAAGCTAAAGCCAAAGGCTGGGGGCACCTCAATGGAATTTGAGTCGCTGGCTCAAATGGGCATTCTCAAGATTTTAATTGACCAGTTAAAAAATACAGGCGCAGCAAGAAGTGATATTCGAATTCTTGAAAGGATCCAGGCGGATCCACAGGCTGCACCATCACTCATGGCACAAATGTCGCCTGAGCTGCAACTCATGCTCAGCGCAGCATCTGGCAGCGGCACACAGCGCTACCTTGGTAAACCGAGAAATGACCAAAGCACCCTCATCGTGCTTATTTCTTTTGGATCGGATTCCATTGACTTCGGCGAGCAACTGACACTTTCACAAGCCCAGGTGAGACTCATCTGTCATGAGCGTGACGGCAGCGCCAGTAAGACCGCAGAAGTTATCTTTCCATATGGGTGGGGCCAATCTGTAACGACGGCGCCATTTGCAAATTTCATATTTGACTCGCAAACGTACTACGTCACGAGCGTACCGGGGCGAGAAGCGGCCTCTGTTGCATTTAGTTTTATTGTTCCAAATGATCTGCAAGCAAAGTTCATTCAAATCCGTGGCACAAGATATAACCTTGATAGTTTTGAAGATCGCCAGACTGGCCAGTTTCCGGCGATCTCCGATTTTGAAGCAAACACCAAGATCATTGAAGCTTTCCAACCTCAGGCGCCCCCCGGCTTCGGTTTTGGTGGGCCTCCTAGCATGTAATAAATTCCTTTCATAAACGACCCTCTTCCTGGCTGGATTCATGTATCAACAAAACCTCTACATAATCACCCTGTCTTCACTGTTACTTTTCTGGCTTTCAGCCTGCAGCGACACCTCATCTGATCCAGCTGAGTCAGCGACGCAAGACCAGCAGCCTGATGCGGTGGTCTATGATTTCACCCCAGTTAATATCAATCCGATGTCTGAGGTCAGCCTTAAGATCGTCACGCCGCGTATGAGTACCAATATGTTGCCTGGCACCATGAGCCATATTGATAACTTCTTGACTGAAGGCACGCTTCGTATGGTGGCCAGGAATTCTGGGCGAAGACCATCAAAGACACTGCGAGTCCACGGATACTATGAGCCACATGGAACCATGATTGTTCAGGTCGACGTCTCACAGCTGGCCCTACAAGTTGAAGCAGCGATGGGACGAGATCAGAATATTGCATTGGTTGATGAGGATGGCTGGACCTTTTCACCCTTCGGCTACTGGCTACGAGAGGGAGCTGAAGTTGAAATTGGCCTCGATTCTCGAAACTACTTTCGCACCCTCAAAGATCTTCCTCCACTACCAAGCAGCGGAGAGAACCAACTCAAGCTTCTCTTCAAGCCCACACTCAATGCGCATATCGTTGGCATGACGGTCGGCAACACCTTGGTCGGCACAGCTGATTTCTGGGTGGTCCCACGAAACTAGTCGCCTACAAAGAATCTTCCGCTAACATCCGATCAATGTAGTGGATATCAAATTCAACATTGACAAACTGGCTGTTGTCCAGAAGGCTCCGATGCAGACCAATCGTGGTCTTGATTGGGCCGATCTCAAATTCATCAAGAGCGATCTTCATCCTTGCAATCGCTTCAGTGCGAGTTGGCGCATGCACCAAGAGCTTCCCGATCATCGAGTCATAGTTTGCAGGTATTCGATAGCCAACACCCGCATGCGAATCAATTCGTACACCCGGCCCTCCCGGTGTTCGGTAGGTCTCGATTAATCCTGGCTGCGGCATAAAACCACGTGAAGGATCTTCGGCGTTAATACGGCATTCAATGGCATGGCCATCAAGCTTGATGTCCTCTTGCTTGTAGCCAAGAGGCTCACCTGCAGCGACTCGAATCATTTCTTGAACGATATCCACACCTGTAATTAGTTCTGTAACAGGGTGCTCAACTTGAACTCTCGTATTGACTTCAAGCATGTAAAAATTCTGTTGCCCATCCATCAGAAATTCGACTGTCGCAGCCCCAGAATACTGGGCACGCTTGATCAGTTGGGCGGCTGAAGCACAAACCGCATCACGGACCTTTTCCGAAACCTTCGGTGCAGGCCCCTCCTCGATGAGCTTCTGATGACGACGCTGTGTCGTGCAGTCTCGGTTATAAAGATGAACAGCATTACCATGACTGTCGCCCAGCACTTGCACTTCTATGTGCCTGGCCCTTTCAAGATATTTCTCGAGGTAGATCGCACCGTTTCCAAAGGCAGCCTTCGCCTCCATGCTTGCCTGCCCCATTGCGGCAGAAAGTTCGGTTGAATCATGGGCAACGCGCATTCCCCGACCTCCGCCGCCAGCGGATGCTTTGACAATGACTGGATAACCAATTTCCTCGGCAACTTCTAACGCCTCATCTTCCTCTTCAATGGCGCCTTCACTGCCGGGGAACACCGGCGTCTTGGTCGCGCGAGCCATATTTTTACAGCTGACTTTATCGCCGAGCAATCGCATCGCTTCGGGACTTGGCCCAATAAACTCAATATGGCAGTCTCGGCAGACCTCCGCAAAATGAGCGTTCTCCGCCAGGAAACCATATCCAGGATGGATCGCATCCACATTGGCTATTTCAGCTGCTGAAATAATTCGATCAACACGCAGGTATGATTCAGTAGCTGGCCCAGGACCAATACAAATAGACTGAGATGCATGCTTAAGCCAAGGCCCATCAGCATCCGCTTCTGAGTAGACGCAAACTGGATCAATGCCCAGAGCCTTTGCAGCTCGGATAATCCGCAGGGCAATCTCTCCTCGATTTGCAATCAAAATACGTGAGAACATTTTTTTTACCTTGAACAGCTTCTCAAACAGAGAAGCAATCCTAGATTCGGCTGTCTATGCGCTAGGGTCAATCAGGAATAGTGGCTGCCCGAATTCAATTGATTCACCATTTGAAACAAGCACTTTACGAATGGTGCCACTGGTTTCAGCCTTGATCTCATTAAAGATCTTCATTGCTTCAACAAGGCAAACGACTGTATCTGCAGTAATCTCATCACCCACTTTTACGAATGCATCAGAGTCCGGGTTTGCCGCGGCGAAAAACGTACCGACCATTGGGCTGGAAATACTTGGAAGATCTTCAACCGATGCCTCGTCCGTCACTGGCGGAGAGGCCGCCGGTGCTGCCGCGGGAGCCGCCGCAACCGGAGCGGCTGCTGGAGCCGCTACTGGGGCCTGAATAACCACTGGCGACTCTTCATCACGCCTTCTACGCAACGTCACCTGCTCTTCTGTATCACGTAGATCTAGCTCAGTGAGATCATTAGTGACCATCAGCCTGACAAGTTCTTTAAGTTTACGAATATCGATCATGCACCTAGCTCCATGTCACTGGTAATACCAACGCCTACTTAGGCCAGCTCCAGCTCCAAGACCTTTAGTTCTTTGCTCATATCAGAAAGTACGCGATGTCCTGAGTCAGTAATCAACACATCATCTTCAATTCGAACCCCACCAATGCCAGGCAAATAAATACCCGGCTCCACAGTCATCACCATACCGGGCTCCAGAGCAGTGCCGGTTTCCAGATTATTGAAATACGGAGCTTCATGCACCTGTCGCCCCAGACCATGGCCAAGCCCATGAATAAACTGATCACCATAACCAGCATTCTCAATCACTTGACGGGAAGCACGATCCACGTCTGCACAGATAGCGCCTGGCTGGCATGCCGCAATACCTGCAAGCTGGGCCTCTAATACGATTGCGTAAACCTCATCAAGCGGCGATGGCATAGAGCCAATAGCGTAAGTCCGGGTCAAATCTCCGTTATAACCAAAGGCTGCAGCGCCCCAGTCAACGAGCAACACACCCTCAGTTATTGGTGTCTGATCAGCGGCATGATGACACAGCGCGCTATTCGCACCGCTGGCCACGATGGTGGAAAAACCACGATCACTGGCACCGAGTCGCCGCATCGCATACTCAAGATTCGCCGCAAAGGCGTGTTCAGTCATACCAATCTGAAGCCCATCTAAAGCTTCAGTCAGCGCCTGCTGCTGAATATTGATGGCATGGCAAATCAACGCAATTTCAGATTCATCCTTGATGCGTCGCATATCCGGAACAACATTCGCGATCGGTACAATCTCAAGACCACTTGGCTCGAGCTCTGCTTTAATTGCATCCATTTCTGCCACGGGCATGACTTCTGCTTGCACGCCCAATCGCCGCACGCCGAGGCTTTTTAGATGATCACGAATCGCATCATTGAGTTTATGCCGTATGCCCATAA encodes:
- a CDS encoding MFS transporter, yielding MIKEPVHSNEYVPELPPTRLWAILLFTLLLSVCTGMLWSGLPFIARDAYGYLESEVLVLFLAIGLTYVIAAMSASPLLFLLRRWLSPRAFLSCLLVAQALVCLTPLWLTSPAVVWLVALPTSVLNAWLWPVVESYVSAGRHGSQMRRAMGWWNITWTTATMLSLFFMGPIMETFREAWGQLGNAAPIVLFGPLSIMGLIPLAFFRRMPGAHDTQEAQASVGRDYQSLLVVSRILLPLSYVLMAALSPLLPFLLDRLQLDVSWETALVGLCLGGRVAAMVFMWRIPIWHGHWWPLFLAALAMSGGFTVVVLIPTLTASILGLTIFGIGMGMVYFSALYYAMSVGHAQVDAGGTHEALIGSGYTIGPLAVLGGLALGGAAEQAGWPIGKDGGIVVVTLAIVVAGCMSAWWLYQRSKPSHAGHLNDA
- the guaB gene encoding IMP dehydrogenase, with the translated sequence MELTQIQEGITFDDVLLVPQRSAFTPDRVSTATRLTRNIDLNIPLISAPMDTVTEAALAIAIAQEGGIGIVHKNMSPEAQAGEVAKAKRSENGVITDPITLSPDDTVARALALMEHENVSGFPVTANGERTGKIVGILTRRDIKFLESTQARVGDAMTADPLITASPETSLEEAEGTLTRARVEKLLLMNNDGSLAGLITMRDIENLRRHPLACRDQRGCLRVGAAVGVFDLERVDALVNAGVDVIVVDTAHGHSENVLDTLRDIRKKHDIDLIAGNVATEAGAGDLIDAGADAVKVGIGPGSICTTRVVSGVGVPQLSAVINARKAGGEEVPIIADGGIRQSGDIAKALAAGASSVMIGSLFAGVEESPGELVLHRGRRFKAYRGMGSLGAMGAGSSDRYGQATIKDTEKYVPEGVEGQVPYRGLLSETIYQMVGGVRAAMGYCGCETLNTLRKRAQFVRVSSAGLVESHPHDIVITKEAPNYMVTARSSLD
- a CDS encoding PilT/PilU family type 4a pilus ATPase, whose protein sequence is MLEAETDSGIFADPVHHDKGTVDGEGMKAWSRMLDATIRFEASDLIVKVDLPPRIRLRGSLKSLQTDRLSENMMFQIAKDVLDERQYKFFHSHGQIDFAYDYDDDNRFRVNLFMARGKPSFAARLITSNIKDFDSLYLPPILGEVAMSATGLILFSGVTGSGKSTSIASMLQYINERRRVHIVTIEDPIEYIFKDAKSTINQREVGIDTRNFNDALRALVRENPDVVLVGEMRDHETFEAAIRASETGHLVYGTIHASSAWQTFGRIYDLFPEGERDQIRKLLAYNLRSIVYQKLLPTLHEHIPRIPAVEILLNTPGVQKYILEGREGELLDIIKQSREEGMVDFTSSLVELVESEYIHHRIAIEATPRPEELKMRLKGIS
- a CDS encoding ATPase, T2SS/T4P/T4SS family; this translates as MQNLTQLLLAEASSEMLLSPWKPVLILAAVVSWGWLVATYLDKDADKFHLNRTQWNSIHAGAACAGLAAMFFIPTFWASFPAGLLIMSSSIAAYWFARNKQVPEAERFTLTKTSFTDKIEARKIAKANKSAALRFTDSTGSKKQLPAKEDDLFATHLLTEDLLGPPLTARASRVEMKITKQGATSIRTVDGMQFKQPNLSTEDAVAVLAYLKELGGSNPDEIRRRQKGDFKIDGPNGEVDTVILTAGSSAGQSMRLEFDLATRLDKPLDSLGFLPSQLEPITALLEEHKRHGVVLVGCPPEQGSSTLAYALIASHDAYTSHVRTLEMSLDRELSGVDQNIYDPTNPDIDFSTALQSLLRRDPDVMLCRSLPDRATASVICAPGRKGPLIYVEEPATSTADIIRQWVRKVGDISQAADALVMVINGRVMRKLCPNCRQPYTPSDSQLKALGMNSDKTNQFYRASGKIQVKNKIEECPVCSGTGHLGQTGIYEVMVVSAAIRQSLAQGDLKSALSQARREKMILIQESALAKVVSGETSLEEVGRVSAKKAKKNAPQEKTTPA
- the accC gene encoding acetyl-CoA carboxylase biotin carboxylase subunit, which produces MFSRILIANRGEIALRIIRAAKALGIDPVCVYSEADADGPWLKHASQSICIGPGPATESYLRVDRIISAAEIANVDAIHPGYGFLAENAHFAEVCRDCHIEFIGPSPEAMRLLGDKVSCKNMARATKTPVFPGSEGAIEEEDEALEVAEEIGYPVIVKASAGGGGRGMRVAHDSTELSAAMGQASMEAKAAFGNGAIYLEKYLERARHIEVQVLGDSHGNAVHLYNRDCTTQRRHQKLIEEGPAPKVSEKVRDAVCASAAQLIKRAQYSGAATVEFLMDGQQNFYMLEVNTRVQVEHPVTELITGVDIVQEMIRVAAGEPLGYKQEDIKLDGHAIECRINAEDPSRGFMPQPGLIETYRTPGGPGVRIDSHAGVGYRIPANYDSMIGKLLVHAPTRTEAIARMKIALDEFEIGPIKTTIGLHRSLLDNSQFVNVEFDIHYIDRMLAEDSL
- the accB gene encoding acetyl-CoA carboxylase biotin carboxyl carrier protein, producing the protein MIDIRKLKELVRLMVTNDLTELDLRDTEEQVTLRRRRDEESPVVIQAPVAAPAAAPVAAAPAAAPAASPPVTDEASVEDLPSISSPMVGTFFAAANPDSDAFVKVGDEITADTVVCLVEAMKIFNEIKAETSGTIRKVLVSNGESIEFGQPLFLIDPSA
- a CDS encoding Xaa-Pro peptidase family protein is translated as MQATVPSSDLSLSTFAGCKARQERLQSILEQHGLEGLLISNPTDICYLTSFHGDESLAVVTGSGAWVVSDSRFEDELASFDREATGAGVIMGIRHKLNDAIRDHLKSLGVRRLGVQAEVMPVAEMDAIKAELEPSGLEIVPIANVVPDMRRIKDESEIALICHAINIQQQALTEALDGLQIGMTEHAFAANLEYAMRRLGASDRGFSTIVASGANSALCHHAADQTPITEGVLLVDWGAAAFGYNGDLTRTYAIGSMPSPLDEVYAIVLEAQLAGIAACQPGAICADVDRASRQVIENAGYGDQFIHGLGHGLGRQVHEAPYFNNLETGTALEPGMVMTVEPGIYLPGIGGVRIEDDVLITDSGHRVLSDMSKELKVLELELA